One segment of Rhodopirellula baltica SH 1 DNA contains the following:
- a CDS encoding sulfatase, protein MLIFTLEGFTPAAISAYGSSWNRTPAIDRMAAEGVTWNRAITPVTDPLEQWDRWANALADTPRAKEIVVITDDPRLLERESAAAFEEIVLLESDNEEDSNHEVETFEIEDTSIGRLTAVAADRLAQGDSVWLHSRFLTHCWDAPRELSDDSVAEEPAYYADEYEDDLPIETDTADDEDDAPEEVPFMVHETTPPDHRITAEDDPDWITTWMRTYGCQIKLVDAMLDVLDSVLEPDATVVLGGTSGFALGQNGGIGHRTGPWRSCHLHVPIVCSGGSGLRSRMVASADEVAVVISTRLSDPSGDLMPTERFVLENVENATTEESEPDESLRSDATSPSHEARVITQHRNVPIAITTNDWFYVLSEEAGTDVPSLPSDSDDRCHLYLKPDDFDDFNNVVRLRLEEADRLHQTLLNEFHRAE, encoded by the coding sequence ATGCTGATCTTCACGCTGGAAGGATTCACTCCTGCTGCAATCTCCGCCTATGGGTCCTCATGGAATCGAACACCGGCCATCGATCGAATGGCGGCAGAAGGAGTTACATGGAACCGTGCCATCACTCCGGTCACGGATCCTCTCGAACAATGGGACCGATGGGCCAATGCACTGGCGGACACGCCGCGGGCAAAGGAGATCGTCGTGATCACCGATGACCCTCGTTTGCTGGAACGCGAATCGGCCGCCGCGTTTGAAGAAATCGTGTTGCTGGAGAGCGACAACGAGGAGGACTCCAATCACGAAGTCGAAACCTTTGAAATTGAAGACACCTCAATCGGTCGGCTGACCGCGGTCGCGGCTGACCGACTGGCACAAGGCGACTCGGTTTGGTTGCACTCGAGATTCTTGACGCATTGCTGGGACGCGCCGCGAGAACTCAGCGATGATTCCGTCGCCGAAGAACCGGCCTACTACGCCGATGAATACGAAGACGACCTGCCGATCGAAACCGATACTGCTGATGATGAGGACGACGCCCCGGAGGAAGTGCCGTTCATGGTCCATGAAACCACGCCGCCGGATCATCGCATCACCGCCGAAGACGATCCGGATTGGATCACAACGTGGATGCGAACTTACGGTTGCCAAATCAAATTGGTCGACGCGATGCTCGATGTTTTGGACTCGGTGCTCGAGCCCGACGCGACGGTGGTGCTGGGTGGAACCAGCGGATTTGCACTTGGGCAAAATGGTGGCATCGGACATCGAACCGGTCCGTGGCGTTCGTGCCATCTGCACGTGCCGATCGTCTGCTCGGGTGGATCTGGCCTGCGATCTCGCATGGTCGCATCCGCCGATGAGGTCGCCGTTGTGATTAGCACTCGTTTATCCGACCCGAGTGGGGACCTCATGCCAACCGAACGATTCGTTCTTGAAAACGTTGAGAACGCCACAACGGAAGAATCGGAGCCCGACGAATCTTTGCGGTCGGATGCCACGTCGCCATCGCACGAAGCCCGTGTTATCACCCAACATCGCAATGTCCCGATCGCGATCACGACCAACGATTGGTTCTACGTCCTCTCCGAAGAAGCCGGAACCGACGTCCCATCGTTACCGAGTGATTCCGATGATCGATGCCATCTGTATTTGAAACCCGACGATTTCGACGATTTCAACAACGTGGTGCGTTTGCGACTCGAAGAGGCGGACCGACTTCACCAAACCCTTTTGAACGAATTCCATCGAGCAGAGTGA
- the ald gene encoding alanine dehydrogenase — MIVGVPSEIKTDEYRVGMLPVGVAELTQAGHTVLVQAGAGLGSGLPDHDYLRAGAELVASADDIFAKADLVVKVKEPQRSEYDLIRPGQLVFTYFHFAADDTLTKAMLDSGATCLAYETLRDASGQLPLLTPMSEVAGRMSIQEGAKYLERPQMGRGILLGGVPGVAPAHITILGGGVVGANAAKIAAGFQADVAILDVNLDRLRYLDDVMPANVNTLYSDRHNIVEQLERADLVIGSVLIPGARAPNLVRAEDLRIMKSGAVVIDVAVDQGGCIETSRPTTHSEPTYIIDEVVHYCVANMPGAVGRTSTFALCNATMRWISKIAAAGMSGVLQDTGPLQSAINIHEGKIVHEAVSSAYQG, encoded by the coding sequence ATGATTGTTGGCGTGCCCTCGGAAATTAAGACCGATGAATACCGCGTGGGAATGCTCCCCGTCGGCGTCGCTGAACTGACTCAAGCGGGGCACACCGTTTTGGTGCAAGCCGGAGCGGGTCTCGGATCGGGATTGCCCGACCACGACTACCTTCGAGCGGGTGCCGAGTTGGTCGCCTCGGCCGATGACATTTTCGCGAAAGCCGATTTGGTGGTGAAAGTGAAAGAACCACAGCGGTCGGAATACGATTTGATCCGGCCCGGTCAGTTGGTATTCACCTATTTCCACTTCGCCGCGGACGACACGCTGACCAAAGCGATGCTGGATAGCGGTGCGACCTGCCTGGCCTACGAAACGCTTCGCGATGCATCAGGGCAACTCCCGTTGTTGACACCGATGAGTGAAGTCGCTGGTCGGATGAGCATTCAAGAAGGCGCGAAGTATCTGGAACGGCCTCAGATGGGACGCGGCATTTTGCTGGGCGGTGTCCCTGGCGTTGCCCCCGCGCACATCACGATCCTGGGTGGCGGTGTGGTGGGTGCCAATGCAGCCAAAATCGCCGCGGGATTCCAAGCCGACGTGGCGATCCTGGACGTCAATCTTGATCGCTTGCGATACCTTGACGATGTGATGCCAGCCAACGTGAACACGCTTTACAGCGATCGCCACAACATCGTCGAACAACTCGAACGAGCCGACCTGGTAATCGGTTCCGTCTTGATTCCGGGTGCTCGAGCACCCAACTTGGTTCGGGCCGAAGACCTTCGCATCATGAAATCGGGTGCGGTCGTCATCGACGTCGCCGTGGATCAAGGCGGATGCATCGAAACCAGCCGCCCTACCACGCACAGTGAGCCGACTTATATCATCGATGAGGTCGTTCACTACTGCGTCGCCAACATGCCCGGTGCTGTCGGCCGGACGAGCACCTTTGCATTGTGCAACGCAACAATGCGATGGATTTCGAAAATCGCGGCGGCGGGAATGTCCGGCGTCCTACAAGACACCGGTCCTCTTCAATCCGCGATCAACATTCACGAAGGCAAAATCGTCCACGAAGCCGTCTCCTCCGCCTACCAAGGCTGA